The Collimonas fungivorans Ter331 genome has a segment encoding these proteins:
- a CDS encoding gamma-glutamyl-gamma-aminobutyrate hydrolase — protein MSDSQSNDPVPPLPATAAEAKPAVPPEPAATPESTAAEPPKAEPQAEAKPAAASVPPRAADPVNDDSAPWPQTWKLIAARFRALSDKAGRRMMQRTLKIGISARIFHPEEGAKGLRGRTLQYLEESIAQWVMSRNVLVFMIPTVNTNGLVHPSSIRLRDYAKHLDGLVLQGGADVSPQSYAQAATRPEWGGDRVRDMYELELLHEFIEAGKPVLGICRGCQLINVAFGGTLYQDIATDVPTSIKHVNDEYDRLHHAIQFPQGSSLATLFNSHGGEQNEWVVNSIHHQAVRDLGRDLTVEAISGSDNIVEAIRYRKAAFVMGLQWHPEFHRAGGPQLLDCTPILDGFLRAARETRF, from the coding sequence CCGAGCCACCGAAGGCTGAGCCTCAAGCCGAAGCCAAGCCTGCGGCGGCCAGCGTTCCACCCAGGGCAGCCGATCCGGTCAACGACGACAGCGCGCCCTGGCCGCAAACCTGGAAGCTGATCGCCGCCCGTTTCCGCGCGCTGTCGGACAAGGCCGGCCGGCGCATGATGCAGCGGACCCTGAAGATCGGCATCTCAGCGCGGATTTTCCATCCGGAAGAAGGCGCCAAAGGCTTGCGCGGGCGCACCCTGCAATATCTGGAAGAGTCGATCGCGCAGTGGGTCATGTCGCGCAATGTGCTGGTGTTCATGATTCCTACTGTCAACACCAACGGCCTGGTCCATCCCAGCTCGATCCGGCTGCGCGACTATGCCAAGCACCTGGACGGCCTGGTGCTGCAAGGGGGCGCCGACGTCTCGCCGCAGAGCTACGCGCAAGCGGCGACCCGGCCGGAATGGGGCGGCGACCGCGTGCGCGACATGTACGAGCTGGAGCTGCTGCATGAATTCATCGAAGCGGGCAAGCCGGTGCTGGGCATCTGCCGCGGTTGCCAGCTGATCAATGTTGCCTTTGGCGGCACCTTGTACCAGGACATCGCAACCGATGTCCCGACCTCGATCAAGCACGTGAACGACGAATACGACCGCCTGCACCATGCGATCCAGTTTCCGCAAGGTTCCTCATTGGCAACATTGTTCAATAGCCATGGCGGCGAGCAAAACGAGTGGGTGGTCAACTCCATCCATCACCAGGCGGTGCGCGACCTGGGGCGGGACCTGACGGTAGAGGCGATTTCCGGCAGCGATAATATCGTTGAGGCAATACGTTACCGCAAGGCAGCTTTTGTCATGGGCTTGCAGTGGCATCCGGAGTTCCACCGCGCCGGCGGCCCGCAATTGCTCGATTGCACGCCAATTCTCGACGGCTTTCTAAGAGCTGCACGCGAGACGCGTTTCTGA
- the tuf gene encoding elongation factor Tu has product MAKGKFERTKPHVNVGTIGHVDHGKTTLTAAIATVLSKKFGGEAKAYDQIDAAPEEKARGITINTAHVEYETANRHYAHVDCPGHADYVKNMITGAAQMDGAILVCSAADGPMPQTREHILLSRQVGVPYIIVFLNKADMVDDEELLELVEMEVRELLTKYDFPGDDLPIIKGSAKLALEGDTGPLGEQAIMALAEALDTYIPTPERAVDGAFLLPVEDVFSISGRGTVVTGRIERGIVKVGEALQIIGIRDTQDTTCTGVEMFRKLLDQGQAGDNVGVLLRGTKREDVERGQVLAKPNSIKPHKHFTGEIYVLSKDEGGRHTPFFNNYRPQFYFRTTDVTGSIELPKDKEMVMPGDNVSITVMLINPIAMEEGLRFAIREGGRTVGAGVVAKILPDA; this is encoded by the coding sequence ATGGCAAAAGGCAAGTTTGAGCGGACCAAGCCGCACGTCAACGTTGGCACTATCGGCCACGTCGACCACGGCAAGACCACGCTGACAGCAGCGATCGCGACAGTATTGTCGAAGAAATTTGGCGGCGAAGCCAAAGCGTACGATCAGATTGACGCAGCGCCAGAAGAAAAAGCGCGCGGCATCACGATCAACACTGCACACGTTGAATACGAAACTGCAAACCGCCACTACGCCCACGTTGACTGCCCAGGCCATGCTGACTATGTGAAAAACATGATCACCGGCGCGGCCCAGATGGACGGTGCGATCCTGGTGTGTTCGGCAGCTGACGGCCCAATGCCACAGACCCGTGAACACATCCTGTTGTCGCGTCAAGTTGGCGTGCCATACATCATCGTGTTCCTGAACAAAGCGGACATGGTCGACGACGAAGAGTTGCTCGAGCTGGTTGAAATGGAAGTGCGCGAGCTGTTGACCAAGTATGATTTCCCAGGCGACGACCTGCCAATCATCAAGGGTTCGGCCAAGCTGGCCTTGGAAGGCGACACTGGCCCATTGGGCGAGCAAGCGATCATGGCTCTGGCTGAAGCGCTGGACACTTACATCCCGACACCGGAACGTGCTGTTGACGGCGCCTTCCTGCTGCCAGTGGAAGACGTGTTCTCGATCTCCGGCCGCGGTACTGTGGTGACCGGCCGTATCGAGCGCGGTATCGTCAAGGTTGGCGAAGCCCTGCAAATCATCGGTATCCGCGACACCCAAGATACAACCTGTACTGGCGTTGAAATGTTCCGCAAGCTGCTGGACCAAGGTCAAGCCGGCGACAACGTTGGTGTGTTGCTGCGCGGGACCAAGCGTGAAGACGTAGAGCGGGGCCAAGTGTTGGCCAAGCCGAACTCGATCAAGCCGCACAAGCATTTCACTGGCGAGATCTATGTTCTGTCGAAAGACGAAGGCGGCCGCCATACACCGTTCTTCAACAACTATCGTCCACAGTTCTACTTCCGTACTACGGACGTGACTGGTTCGATCGAGTTGCCAAAGGACAAAGAAATGGTCATGCCAGGCGATAACGTGTCGATCACAGTGATGCTGATCAACCCGATCGCGATGGAAGAAGGTCTGCGTTTCGCGATCCGCGAAGGTGGCCGTACTGTTGGTGCGGGTGTCGTTGCCAAGATCCTGCCTGACGCGTAA
- the secE gene encoding preprotein translocase subunit SecE, which translates to MSNHPVQTVGESGSKLKVILAVLAVVAGVVGFYFLSGQSGLVRAGALVAGLVVAIAFAWTSTQGREFLGFAKEAVRETKKVVWPTRKEAMQITAIVFAFVLVMAIFLWGIDKLLEVLLYDVILGWKQ; encoded by the coding sequence ATGTCTAACCACCCTGTGCAAACTGTCGGCGAATCCGGCAGCAAGCTCAAAGTAATATTGGCAGTTTTGGCTGTCGTCGCCGGCGTTGTCGGCTTTTATTTTTTGTCGGGCCAGTCTGGTCTGGTGCGCGCTGGCGCCCTGGTTGCCGGTTTGGTGGTGGCAATCGCCTTCGCCTGGACATCGACGCAAGGCCGTGAATTCCTCGGTTTCGCCAAAGAAGCCGTGCGTGAGACAAAAAAAGTTGTCTGGCCGACCCGCAAGGAAGCGATGCAGATCACTGCCATCGTTTTTGCATTTGTGCTGGTAATGGCGATTTTCCTGTGGGGCATCGATAAGCTCCTCGAGGTTTTGTTATACGACGTGATTTTGGGCTGGAAACAATAA
- the nusG gene encoding transcription termination/antitermination protein NusG, with the protein MSDSTQDDAQGTPAAATPSAAAGKKRWYVVHAYSGMEKSVQRALTERIDRAGMQEQFGQILVPTEEVIEVKNGQKAVTERRFFPGYVLVEMEMTDETWHLVKNTNKVTGFIGGKSNKPTPIPQHEVDKIMQQMQDGIEKPRPKVLYEVGELVRIKEGAFTDFNGNVEEVNYEKSRVRVTVTIFGRATPVELEFDKVEKV; encoded by the coding sequence ATGAGCGATAGCACACAAGACGACGCGCAAGGGACGCCGGCAGCAGCAACGCCTTCGGCGGCTGCGGGCAAGAAGCGCTGGTATGTGGTGCATGCTTATTCCGGTATGGAAAAGAGCGTGCAGCGCGCGCTGACCGAGCGGATCGACCGCGCTGGAATGCAGGAACAGTTCGGCCAGATCCTGGTGCCGACTGAAGAAGTGATTGAAGTCAAGAATGGCCAGAAAGCCGTTACCGAACGTCGTTTCTTCCCGGGCTATGTCCTGGTCGAGATGGAAATGACCGACGAAACCTGGCATCTGGTAAAGAACACGAACAAGGTAACCGGTTTCATCGGCGGCAAGTCGAACAAGCCTACCCCGATTCCGCAGCATGAAGTCGACAAGATCATGCAGCAGATGCAGGACGGCATCGAGAAGCCGCGGCCTAAGGTCTTGTATGAAGTCGGCGAGCTGGTGCGTATCAAGGAAGGTGCTTTCACCGACTTCAACGGCAACGTGGAAGAAGTGAACTACGAAAAATCGCGCGTGCGCGTGACGGTCACCATCTTCGGCCGCGCCACGCCGGTTGAGCTGGAATTCGACAAGGTCGAAAAAGTATAA
- the rplK gene encoding 50S ribosomal protein L11 yields MAKKIIGFIKLQVPAGKANPSPPIGPALGQRGLNIMEFCKAFNAQTQGVEPGLPIPVVITAFADKSFTFVMKTPPATILIKKAAGITKGSATPHTTKVGSITRKQAEEIATLKKPDLTGADLEAGVRTIAGSARSMGITVEGL; encoded by the coding sequence ATGGCAAAGAAAATCATTGGTTTTATCAAGCTGCAAGTGCCAGCTGGTAAAGCAAACCCATCCCCACCAATTGGTCCAGCATTGGGTCAGCGCGGTCTGAACATCATGGAATTCTGTAAGGCATTCAATGCCCAGACCCAAGGTGTTGAGCCAGGTCTGCCGATTCCGGTCGTGATCACAGCGTTCGCCGACAAGTCCTTCACTTTCGTGATGAAGACTCCTCCGGCAACGATCCTGATCAAGAAGGCTGCCGGCATCACCAAGGGTTCGGCTACGCCGCATACCACTAAGGTCGGTTCGATCACCCGTAAGCAAGCAGAAGAAATCGCTACCTTGAAAAAGCCCGATTTGACTGGTGCTGATCTGGAAGCTGGCGTACGTACTATCGCCGGTTCTGCTCGTTCGATGGGCATCACGGTGGAGGGTCTGTAA
- the rplA gene encoding 50S ribosomal protein L1, whose amino-acid sequence MAKLTKRAKAIKAKVDRTKAYPFDNAVALIKECATAKFNESIDVSVQLGVDAKKSDQVVRGSVVLPAGTGKTVRVAVFASGEKAEQAKAAGADIVGMEDLAEQIKAGNMPFDIVIASPDTMRIVGTLGQILGPRGLMPNPKVGTVTADVATAVKNAKAGQVQYRTDKAGIVHATIGRKSFSDAELKSNLLALIDALSKAKPATSKGVYLRKISLSSTMGAGVRVDQTTLAA is encoded by the coding sequence ATGGCTAAGTTAACTAAACGCGCAAAAGCGATCAAGGCTAAAGTTGATCGCACCAAGGCATATCCATTCGACAACGCTGTTGCGTTGATCAAGGAATGCGCTACTGCAAAATTCAATGAATCGATCGATGTATCCGTCCAGTTGGGCGTTGATGCAAAGAAATCGGACCAAGTGGTCCGCGGTTCCGTCGTGCTGCCAGCCGGCACCGGCAAGACCGTTCGCGTTGCAGTATTTGCTTCCGGCGAAAAAGCCGAACAAGCTAAAGCTGCCGGCGCCGACATCGTTGGCATGGAAGACCTGGCTGAGCAGATCAAAGCCGGCAACATGCCTTTCGACATCGTGATCGCATCGCCAGATACCATGCGTATCGTTGGTACCCTGGGCCAGATCCTGGGACCACGCGGCCTGATGCCGAATCCGAAGGTTGGCACCGTGACTGCTGACGTTGCAACTGCCGTCAAGAACGCAAAAGCCGGTCAAGTGCAGTACCGTACCGACAAAGCCGGTATCGTTCACGCAACCATCGGTCGTAAATCGTTTAGCGATGCAGAATTGAAGTCCAACTTGTTGGCACTGATCGATGCATTGAGCAAAGCAAAGCCAGCCACCAGCAAGGGTGTATACCTGCGCAAGATCTCCTTGTCTTCGACAATGGGTGCCGGCGTTCGTGTCGATCAAACGACACTGGCAGCTTAA
- the rplJ gene encoding 50S ribosomal protein L10 produces MSLNLNDKKAVVAEVSAKVANAQTIVVAEYRGIQVGHLTQLRANARTQGVYLRVLKNTLARRAVEGTAFADLAKDMTGPLIYSISEDAVAAAKVINDFAKSNDKLVVKAGNFAGKSLDKAGVQALANIPSREVLLAQVVGMMQMPIAGFVRGLAALAAKKEAEAA; encoded by the coding sequence TTGAGTCTCAATCTGAATGACAAAAAGGCCGTAGTCGCCGAAGTCTCTGCAAAAGTTGCAAATGCACAGACTATCGTCGTGGCCGAATATCGTGGCATCCAGGTTGGTCACTTGACCCAACTGCGCGCTAATGCGCGTACCCAGGGTGTGTACTTGCGTGTATTGAAAAATACACTGGCACGTCGCGCCGTTGAAGGTACCGCGTTTGCCGACCTCGCCAAAGACATGACCGGCCCGTTGATCTATTCGATCTCCGAGGACGCCGTTGCTGCTGCAAAAGTCATCAACGACTTTGCAAAAAGCAACGACAAACTGGTCGTCAAGGCAGGTAACTTCGCTGGTAAGTCGCTGGATAAGGCGGGTGTACAAGCGTTGGCAAACATTCCAAGTCGCGAAGTTCTGCTGGCCCAAGTTGTGGGCATGATGCAGATGCCGATCGCTGGATTTGTGCGTGGTTTGGCTGCTCTGGCAGCGAAAAAAGAAGCCGAAGCCGCTTAA
- the rplL gene encoding 50S ribosomal protein L7/L12 yields MAFDKDAFLTQIDGLTVMELNDLVKAFEEKFGVSAAAVAVAGGAGGGAAAAVEEQTEFTVILKSFGANKVGVIKAVREITGLGLKEAKDLVDGAPKPLKEGVSKADAEAAAKKLVEAGAEAEIK; encoded by the coding sequence ATGGCTTTTGATAAAGATGCATTCCTGACCCAGATCGATGGTCTGACTGTTATGGAATTGAATGACCTGGTTAAGGCATTCGAAGAGAAGTTCGGCGTTTCCGCAGCTGCTGTTGCAGTTGCCGGCGGCGCAGGCGGCGGCGCAGCTGCTGCAGTTGAAGAGCAAACCGAGTTCACCGTTATTCTGAAGTCTTTCGGCGCGAACAAGGTTGGCGTAATTAAGGCAGTTCGCGAAATCACCGGCCTGGGCTTGAAAGAAGCTAAAGACCTGGTTGACGGCGCACCGAAGCCACTTAAAGAAGGCGTTTCGAAAGCCGACGCTGAAGCAGCAGCCAAGAAATTGGTTGAAGCCGGCGCAGAAGCTGAAATCAAGTAA
- the rpoB gene encoding DNA-directed RNA polymerase subunit beta: protein MHYSFTEKKRIRKSFAKRANVHHVPFLLATQLESYLGFLQADKVPSQRKNEGLQSAFTSIFPIVSHNGFARLEFLSYVLGDPPFDVKECQQRGLTFASPLRAKVRLVILDKESPTKPVVKEMKEQEVYMGELPLMTTTGSFVINGTERVIVSQLHRSPGVFFEHDRGKTHSSGKLLFSARIIPYRGSWLDFEFDPKDILFFRVDRRRKMPVTILLKAIGMSVEQILANFFVFDNFALRNEGAEMEFVAERLRGEVARFDITDKSGKVLVAKDKRINSKHVRDVEAAGIKQISVPEDYLLGRVLARNIVDGDTGEVVANANDELTEELLAKLREADISDIQTLYTNDLDQGSYISQTLRSDDTNDQMAARVAIYRMMRPGEPPTEDSVEALFNGLFYNADRYDLSAVGRMKFNRRIGRDELTGAMTLSNEDVLAVIKILVELRNGRGEVDDIDHLGNRRVRCVGELAENQFRAGLVRVERAVKERLGQAEADNLMPHDLINSKPISAAIREFFGSSQLSQFMDQTNPLSEITHKRRVSALGPGGLTRERAGFEVRDVHPTHYGRVCPIETPEGPNIGLINSLALYARLNEYGFLETPYRKVEDSKVTDQIDYLSAIEEGRYIIAQANATIDKSLKLSDELVSAREAGETILVSPERVQYMDVAPGQVVSVAASLIPFLEHDDANRALMGANMQRQAVPCLRPEKALVGTGIERTVAVDSGTTVQALRGGIVDYVDAGRVVIRVNDEEATAGEVGVDIYNLIKYTRSNQNTNINQRPIVQVGDRVAKHDVIADGASTDLGELALGQNMLVAFMPWNGYNFEDSILISEKVVADDRYTSIHIEELSVVARDTKLGAEEITRDISNLAENQLARLDESGIVYIGAEVEAGDTLVGKVTPKGETQLTPEEKLLRAIFGEKASDVKDTSLRVPSGMVGTVIDVQVFTREGIQRDKRAQQIIDDELQRYRLDLNDQLRIVEGDAFERLERMLIGKVVNGGPKKLAKGSKLTKEYLADLDKYHWFDIRPADDDAAVALEAIKESIAEKRHQFDLAFEEKRKKLTQGDELQPGVQKMVKVYLAVKRRLQPGDKMAGRHGNKGVVSRILPIEDMPHMADGTPADIVLNPLGVPSRMNIGQVLEVHLGWAAKGLGLRIGEMLKAQTKIAELRKFLTTIYNESGKSEDLDSLTDDEILHLASNLKAGVPFATPVFDGAHEDEIRRMLDLAYPDAIAKQLGMTPSKNQVTMYDGRTGEAFERSVTVGYMHYLKLHHLVDDKMHARSTGPYSLVTQQPLGGKAQFGGQRFGEMEVWALEAYGASYVLQEMLTVKSDDVNGRTKVYENLVKGDHVIDAGMPESFNVLLKEIRSLGIDMDLDRE, encoded by the coding sequence ATGCACTACTCATTTACTGAGAAGAAGCGTATTCGTAAATCTTTTGCGAAACGCGCTAACGTTCACCACGTTCCGTTCCTGCTGGCGACCCAGCTCGAGTCGTATCTTGGCTTTTTGCAAGCAGACAAAGTACCGTCTCAACGTAAGAACGAGGGCCTGCAATCGGCTTTCACTTCTATTTTCCCTATCGTTTCGCACAATGGTTTTGCGCGTCTCGAGTTCTTGTCCTACGTGCTCGGCGATCCGCCGTTCGACGTCAAGGAATGCCAACAGCGCGGATTGACGTTCGCGTCGCCGTTGCGCGCCAAGGTGCGCCTGGTGATCCTGGACAAGGAATCGCCGACCAAGCCTGTGGTCAAGGAAATGAAGGAACAGGAAGTCTACATGGGCGAATTGCCGCTCATGACGACTACCGGTTCGTTCGTGATCAACGGCACCGAGCGCGTTATCGTGTCGCAGCTGCATCGTTCGCCAGGCGTGTTCTTTGAACATGACCGCGGCAAGACGCACTCGTCCGGCAAACTGCTGTTCTCGGCACGTATCATTCCTTACCGCGGTTCCTGGCTCGACTTCGAGTTCGACCCGAAAGACATCCTGTTCTTCCGCGTCGACCGTCGCCGCAAGATGCCTGTCACGATCCTGCTGAAAGCGATCGGCATGTCGGTCGAGCAGATCCTGGCCAACTTCTTCGTGTTCGACAACTTTGCGTTGCGCAACGAAGGCGCCGAGATGGAATTCGTCGCAGAACGCCTGCGCGGCGAAGTCGCACGTTTCGACATCACCGACAAATCGGGCAAGGTCCTGGTCGCTAAAGACAAGCGCATCAACTCCAAGCACGTGCGCGACGTTGAAGCTGCCGGCATCAAACAGATCTCGGTACCGGAAGACTACCTGCTGGGCCGCGTCTTGGCGCGCAACATCGTTGACGGCGACACCGGCGAAGTAGTGGCCAACGCCAACGACGAGCTGACTGAAGAATTGCTGGCCAAGCTGCGTGAAGCTGACATCAGCGACATCCAGACCCTGTACACCAACGACCTGGACCAAGGTAGCTACATTTCGCAGACCCTGCGCAGCGATGACACCAACGACCAGATGGCCGCTCGTGTCGCGATCTACCGCATGATGCGTCCTGGCGAACCGCCAACCGAAGATTCGGTCGAAGCGCTGTTCAACGGCCTGTTCTACAACGCTGATCGTTACGATCTGTCGGCTGTCGGCCGCATGAAGTTCAACCGCCGCATCGGCCGCGATGAACTGACTGGCGCCATGACGCTGTCGAACGAAGACGTGCTGGCTGTGATCAAGATCCTGGTTGAATTGCGTAACGGCCGCGGCGAAGTGGACGATATCGATCACTTGGGCAACCGCCGCGTGCGTTGCGTCGGCGAACTGGCCGAGAACCAGTTCCGCGCCGGCCTGGTGCGGGTTGAGCGCGCAGTCAAGGAACGCCTCGGCCAAGCCGAAGCGGACAACCTGATGCCGCATGACCTGATCAATTCCAAGCCGATCTCGGCTGCCATCCGTGAGTTCTTCGGTTCGTCGCAGTTGTCGCAGTTTATGGACCAGACCAACCCGCTGTCGGAAATCACCCACAAGCGCCGTGTATCGGCACTTGGACCTGGCGGTCTGACCCGCGAGCGCGCTGGCTTTGAAGTGCGCGACGTGCATCCGACCCACTATGGCCGCGTGTGCCCGATCGAAACACCGGAAGGCCCGAACATCGGCCTGATCAACTCGCTGGCCTTGTATGCTCGCCTGAACGAATACGGTTTCCTCGAGACCCCGTACCGCAAGGTTGAAGACAGCAAGGTTACCGACCAGATCGATTATCTGTCGGCGATTGAAGAAGGCCGCTACATCATCGCCCAGGCGAATGCGACCATCGACAAGTCCCTGAAGCTGTCCGATGAACTGGTATCCGCACGTGAAGCCGGCGAAACCATCCTGGTATCGCCAGAGCGCGTGCAGTACATGGACGTGGCTCCAGGCCAGGTGGTGTCTGTTGCGGCATCGCTGATCCCGTTCCTCGAACACGATGATGCGAACCGCGCATTGATGGGCGCCAACATGCAACGTCAGGCTGTTCCTTGCCTGCGCCCAGAGAAGGCCTTGGTCGGTACCGGTATCGAACGCACCGTGGCAGTTGACTCGGGTACTACCGTGCAGGCACTGCGTGGCGGTATCGTTGACTACGTCGATGCGGGTCGTGTGGTTATTCGCGTGAACGACGAAGAAGCGACAGCGGGCGAAGTCGGTGTCGATATCTACAACCTGATCAAGTACACACGTTCCAACCAGAACACCAACATCAACCAACGGCCAATCGTGCAAGTTGGCGACCGCGTCGCCAAGCACGACGTGATCGCCGATGGCGCATCGACCGATCTGGGCGAACTGGCCCTGGGCCAGAACATGCTGGTGGCGTTCATGCCGTGGAACGGCTACAACTTCGAAGATTCGATCCTGATCTCCGAAAAAGTGGTGGCTGACGATCGCTACACGTCGATTCATATCGAAGAGTTGTCGGTGGTTGCACGCGACACCAAGCTGGGCGCTGAAGAAATCACCCGTGACATCTCCAACCTGGCCGAAAACCAGCTGGCGCGTCTGGATGAATCCGGCATCGTCTACATCGGCGCTGAAGTCGAAGCCGGCGATACGCTGGTCGGTAAGGTGACGCCTAAGGGTGAAACCCAGCTGACGCCAGAAGAAAAGCTGCTGCGCGCGATCTTCGGTGAAAAAGCTTCGGACGTTAAAGATACATCGCTGCGCGTGCCTTCGGGCATGGTCGGCACTGTCATCGACGTTCAGGTGTTTACACGCGAAGGCATCCAGCGCGACAAGCGCGCACAGCAGATCATCGACGATGAACTGCAGCGCTATCGCCTGGACCTGAACGACCAGTTGCGTATCGTTGAAGGCGATGCCTTCGAACGTCTGGAACGCATGTTGATCGGCAAGGTTGTCAACGGCGGTCCTAAGAAGCTGGCCAAGGGCAGCAAGCTGACCAAGGAATACCTGGCAGACCTGGACAAATACCACTGGTTCGATATCCGCCCTGCGGACGACGATGCAGCGGTAGCGCTGGAAGCGATCAAGGAATCGATCGCCGAGAAGCGTCACCAGTTCGACCTGGCGTTCGAAGAAAAGCGCAAGAAGCTGACCCAAGGCGACGAGCTGCAGCCTGGCGTGCAAAAGATGGTCAAGGTTTACCTGGCTGTCAAACGCCGCCTGCAACCTGGCGACAAGATGGCCGGCCGTCACGGTAACAAGGGTGTGGTTTCGCGCATCCTGCCGATCGAAGACATGCCGCACATGGCCGACGGTACACCGGCAGACATCGTGCTGAACCCGCTGGGCGTTCCTTCGCGGATGAACATCGGTCAGGTTCTGGAAGTCCATCTGGGCTGGGCAGCCAAGGGTCTGGGCCTGCGCATCGGCGAAATGCTGAAGGCGCAAACCAAGATCGCGGAACTGCGCAAGTTCCTGACGACTATCTACAACGAATCCGGTAAATCGGAAGACCTGGATAGCCTGACGGACGACGAGATCCTGCATCTGGCCAGCAACCTGAAAGCCGGCGTGCCGTTCGCGACGCCAGTGTTCGACGGTGCGCATGAAGATGAAATCCGCCGCATGCTGGATCTGGCCTATCCGGACGCCATCGCCAAGCAGCTGGGCATGACGCCTTCGAAGAACCAGGTCACGATGTATGACGGCCGTACCGGCGAAGCTTTCGAGCGCAGCGTTACTGTCGGCTACATGCATTACCTGAAACTGCACCATCTGGTCGATGACAAGATGCATGCACGTTCTACCGGTCCTTACTCGCTGGTTACACAGCAGCCTCTGGGCGGTAAAGCACAGTTCGGCGGCCAGCGTTTCGGTGAGATGGAAGTTTGGGCATTGGAAGCCTACGGCGCATCGTACGTGCTGCAGGAAATGCTGACAGTGAAGTCGGATGACGTGAACGGCCGTACCAAGGTGTATGAAAACCTGGTCAAGGGTGACCATGTGATCGATGCAGGCATGCCGGAATCCTTCAACGTGCTGTTGAAGGAAATCCGCTCATTGGGCATCGATATGGACCTCGACCGCGAGTAA